CTGACTTGGCGGGCATCTAATTCATTAGATGGCAGTGATGGCAATCCCCCATTGTCACTGATATCCTGCTCTCTATCAATTATGTTTGTCCCAGTTGAATGAGGTTGCAGCATATCCCAGTTGCCAATTTTAGAACATCTCATGCAAGTGCATCTTCCTCCAAGATATGATGGTGGTGTCGGAAAATTGTCAAAAAGTTCTTTCCAATATATCTCTCCCCCTAATTTTAACTTCTTCTTAGTTGTTGGCTTCAGAACCTAGATTCGAAGTCTTAAATTAGttcatttaaataaagaaaaaattatttacagtcgtatttttgtaagaaagaagaaattgagaATCTGTATCCAGCCTAATAAAGAAATTGAGAAGAAATTGAGAAGCTATGATGATAAATGAAATTGCATTTAGTCGAGCAAACCATGCCATGCATACACTAAAATAGCACCAACTTCATGACCACCTTCACGACTGCTAGTTTGCTATTTTAGCTTAATAAATAAATGGAAAGGAAAGTTTACCTGAATAAAAGTCTGGGCAATAACACGAACAATTGCTGGTAGTCGGATGACAAACAAACAACCAAGTCGATTGGGAAAGTAATCTTGCAGAAGGGATGAACAAGTTCTCATCACTTTCATGGGAATTCTCAACGGAGATAACCCTTCACAGTCCACCAATACTGCAATTTGAGGGTTGTTTGCATCTACCAAGTGCAAGACACCATATTCTACCTGTGATACTGTAGTACAACCACTGATTAAGATTAACCTAAAGCATGAAACCAATAGAGCAAATACAGAAACAAATGGCTAGAGACAGAGATACGACatgtttaaaggaaaaaaacataCTAATTGCCTGAGCAAACTGAAGTCTATCTTCAGACGCCAAAGAGCGACAAGCTATCCCAAGCCTTACAACGAGGCAAGGTCTGTGCAAAATATCAAATCCATGCCAGAACACCATATTTGACCAAGTTTCCAGCTCTTCTCCTGAAAAAAATCTATAACTCTCCCGCCACCGTATTGTCTTCTTGATTGAGGCAAGGAAGCATGAAAAGTCATTATTAGAAGCTGCGTAAAATCTGTGGAGCTCATCATCATTGATTCTGCATAAACACTACAAAATCATGGTCCGCTGCAACAGGAGAAATCAAGAAATATGCATGTAAATATGCTATTGCTATCTAATAAGGCTGCGCTAGCCAGGACTTCAGAACTTGTCCCAAGAAATACAATAGCTGGATCTATTACTATACTGTTAACTATTgcataacaataaaattatgaagCTGGTGCATTTCACATCTGATTCAATCTCTCGTGATTTTtcagttttgaaaaaaatttaatcaatagtAGAGTGTACTGCTAGAACTCCTAGTATTTCATATAGGTTTAGTTTagtgaaaagaaacaaaaacacaacTGTTGAATTGctgataaattatttatatcttgTGCcacttctttaaaaaaaacagtaGAAAACGGTAGATATCAATGTAAACTTCAAAATAACTGTCATTGTAGGAACAACAAATAGCCTAATTTTGAAATGGAATTCTGTGAGAATCATatctaagtatttttttttttattggaatgGTGTATTTATATACATAACAGAAAACATCTATACCTTTCTGGCAAACTAATCCCTTGATTTTCCAACTCTTGATTAAGTAGAGTCAACCAGTTTTCATATTCTAAAACTTCAGGATCTATCTCAGAATGTCtgcaaaaggaaagaaaaatatctGTAAGAGTATAAAGAAACTTGCACGGGAGAATTATAGACATGGAAAGCtccaaataataatttcatatttatccTGAAAAACAAGCAGGGCATAAGAAGCATTTTATTCACCTCAAGACTTAGTAACAGAACAAAGTAATTGCGTAGGAGATTCATATGTATGGCGTGTGAAACATTGAAAGAGCTGATTTGGGGACAGTCCTTCACATGTTTGGCTCAATAACATCAATATCCTACATTACTTTCTGAGAAATATATCAGAGGCCTCTCAGccaatactttttattttaacataaaaagcCACAGAGAAATAACAAATGAGAGGCAAAATTTTATGAGTGACGGGAAGATATTGTTCATCAGatgttataataaaatgtaatgattaaaatagaaaagtcatgtaaattattttaagtagCTATATGACTTTAAGTAACCTTTAACCATTACCATCCATATATAGTTGTATGGCTAATATTTTCTCTCCTCACTCTCATAAAAATAGTTCTCATACTAGTCACATCCCCTACATATTAGTAGAAGCACAGTGCAGTGAACTTAGAAAATCATTTATGTTGAAACAAGAGTAATACAAGATACGGACACAATTTTAATGCAACAAACTTCAGGAAACACTTCCAAGGATTAGCCCCAAACATCATATgtaaataacaacaaaaaaaacaaattcttattttataaggTCTATCAGCTTGCAATTTTGTCTAACCGGAGTTGTCCAAAGCAAAACACGACTAAATCAGACTGCATGGTTTTCATGTTGAAATTATCTTTGAAAATTCTAGGTAAGAGAAATTTTGCAAGAATAGTATaggaaacagaaaaataaataaataaatctgtTTTCACTGTTTCTGCATAAATCTTACCATACGggaaatgaatttaaaaaatgtgacaaatttgtaaattaaaaaagaaaacggAAAATAAAAACACG
The Vigna angularis cultivar LongXiaoDou No.4 chromosome 5, ASM1680809v1, whole genome shotgun sequence genome window above contains:
- the LOC108319657 gene encoding uncharacterized protein LOC108319657; translation: MPSVYMGGTVDNSTSSMGTNSKESSVVAGKNTYKNLLVASRPKGFARRNYEQLVSFTHGDFGSSVVGRATFFLLKVAALETVRRFSKSKCPCVWRGLQGLQILVYPPFKWIQRWAPFRGLVKSMQVLSRPLLVLSIATVFTDQPQCSDGTSDCIVDSPDSEVSAELSPAQPIPNTRHSEIDPEVLEYENWLTLLNQELENQGISLPERINDDELHRFYAASNNDFSCFLASIKKTIRWRESYRFFSGEELETWSNMVFWHGFDILHRPCLVVRLGIACRSLASEDRLQFAQAIISQVEYGVLHLVDANNPQIAVLVDCEGLSPLRIPMKVMRTCSSLLQDYFPNRLGCLFVIRLPAIVRVIAQTFIQVLKPTTKKKLKLGGEIYWKELFDNFPTPPSYLGGRCTCMRCSKIGNWDMLQPHSTGTNIIDREQDISDNGGLPSLPSNELDARQVSNSDQLLRKAVISFLVFWVFIALGAGIYDPGSLHLAP